Proteins co-encoded in one Candidatus Babeliales bacterium genomic window:
- a CDS encoding pentapeptide repeat-containing protein translates to MNKKHLIIGSFITFVLMVLTRLTISYTQNTASPFTADTPTWNEHIITGVKGAQIFANSSSNEVLKLLPWISFIMSQSGITEIDNQTTHQFIAYKGEQFEAIPLEKLTLKKKKIKYEIEPFKKETASVRAIVLSHPIKYSTESPSSIIIPAQTKSTFKQALWPLQYTNDIPRIVSDDDNHEFKIIIIQYENPESTCKWYEDSRCIEATIYKNNERLDHMVVCLCEKIFANALCGLRINKNYTLELYNTNEKRSYNWTTDGLPKRYVGNQTHIDFSKEENLRSADFSNADLSYSIFDNQDLSNAKFDHACIKGTSFAGANLVGASFIGVTSK, encoded by the coding sequence ATGAATAAAAAACATCTCATTATTGGAAGCTTTATCACATTCGTCCTAATGGTCCTCACTAGGCTAACAATTTCATACACACAAAACACGGCATCCCCCTTTACTGCCGATACGCCAACTTGGAACGAACATATAATCACAGGAGTCAAAGGGGCCCAAATATTTGCCAATTCATCATCAAATGAAGTACTCAAGCTTCTGCCATGGATCTCTTTTATCATGTCCCAAAGCGGCATCACTGAAATTGACAATCAGACCACTCATCAATTCATTGCATATAAAGGGGAACAATTTGAAGCGATCCCTTTAGAAAAACTGACACTCAAGAAGAAAAAAATAAAATATGAAATAGAACCCTTTAAGAAAGAAACAGCAAGCGTCCGCGCCATCGTTCTCTCGCACCCTATCAAGTACAGTACCGAATCACCATCATCTATAATTATACCAGCACAAACAAAATCAACATTCAAGCAAGCGCTGTGGCCGTTACAATATACGAATGATATCCCGCGTATCGTATCAGATGATGATAACCATGAATTCAAGATTATTATCATACAATACGAAAATCCTGAAAGTACGTGTAAATGGTACGAAGATAGCAGATGTATAGAAGCGACAATATACAAAAACAATGAACGGTTAGACCATATGGTGGTATGTCTATGCGAGAAGATATTTGCAAACGCTCTGTGCGGGCTTCGTATCAATAAGAATTACACACTGGAGTTATACAACACTAATGAAAAACGTAGTTATAACTGGACCACTGATGGTTTGCCAAAACGATATGTTGGTAATCAGACGCACATTGATTTCTCGAAAGAGGAAAATTTACGCAGTGCTGATTTTAGTAATGCCGACTTAAGCTATTCCATATTCGATAATCAAGATCTATCCAATGCAAAATTTGATCATGCCTGCATCAAAGGAACAAGCTTTGCAGGCGCCAATCTTGTCGGTGCAAGTTTTATTGGAGTCACATCAAAATAA
- the pgsA gene encoding CDP-diacylglycerol--glycerol-3-phosphate 3-phosphatidyltransferase, whose amino-acid sequence MRDLIPTVLTLIRMLVSPFLLPFLFVYLAPLNVFWINILLALIFVLLSVTDLLDGYVARRLGAESDIGKILDPIADKVLLYSALIALLAANKIYFVWVLIMVIRELFVTGIRQVASEQGIAIPVSFIGKLKTFFQMIYVTIVILNPNKHMLWYISGWNQLELLALICALTLSLWSASRYYRHFIRDLGIKPPKDEAFLHDEWQEPTA is encoded by the coding sequence ATGCGTGACCTGATCCCAACTGTCCTTACCCTCATTAGAATGTTGGTCTCTCCCTTTCTTCTCCCCTTTTTGTTTGTGTATCTTGCGCCGTTAAATGTCTTCTGGATTAATATTCTTTTAGCGTTGATTTTTGTTCTCCTGAGTGTGACTGATCTGCTGGATGGATATGTTGCTCGTCGACTTGGTGCAGAAAGTGATATTGGTAAAATTCTTGATCCGATTGCCGATAAGGTATTGTTATATTCTGCATTAATTGCGCTGCTTGCTGCCAATAAGATCTACTTTGTGTGGGTCTTGATTATGGTAATTCGTGAATTATTTGTGACTGGTATTCGCCAAGTAGCAAGCGAGCAGGGGATTGCGATTCCTGTATCTTTTATTGGTAAGCTCAAAACGTTTTTCCAAATGATTTACGTAACGATTGTAATTCTCAACCCGAACAAGCACATGCTGTGGTATATCTCTGGCTGGAACCAGCTAGAGTTGTTGGCGCTTATATGTGCATTGACGCTATCGTTATGGTCAGCATCTAGGTACTACAGACATTTCATTCGTGATCTTGGTATTAAGCCTCCGAAGGATGAAGCATTTCTACACGATGAATGGCAAGAGCCAACAGCGTAG
- the secD gene encoding protein translocase subunit SecD gives MAYAHQKRLFFSGFSAWILAALLGGYYLAPVFIPGAQSKPLKFGIDLVGGTYISLEVDTDKAVEDMLYEHITTIRNELKHARLPLPDSSKVTNKQIIMTFDSDADARDVSGFLRDELTDIRGKQDGASIVFTLSKGQEARIRKSAIDSNITVLQNRMNKFAVSEVTVAAQGDRNIIVELPNVDDPERAKAMIGKAALLEFKLVEEEAYDMDALLDKYDGEIPDGMMVVPGKVKRGYESERAFYLVQRHTDVTGRLLRDAYPKVVDVKGWGIAFEFSTEGGRRFHDLTSKNIGRRLGIIIDNEMISAPQIQDAIRSSGSISGNFTQEQAKELADLLKSGAYVAPVSFGEERQVGPSLGAEAIRMGTLACLLGLLLLFLFSVFYYRLPGIFAFGTLLYNLLLILLILSWFGGTLTLPGIAGLVLTLGMAIDSSILIYERIREELAVGAPLGRAVDHGFSGALAVILDANITTFIMGVVLFKFGTGPVQGFAITLMIGILTTLVTGLFFLRSIFSFVVKRIGVQTLKF, from the coding sequence ATGGCATATGCACATCAAAAACGATTGTTTTTTTCGGGATTTTCGGCATGGATTCTTGCAGCGTTACTCGGGGGGTATTATCTTGCCCCTGTTTTCATTCCTGGGGCTCAATCAAAACCTCTTAAATTTGGAATAGATCTTGTTGGAGGCACCTATATTTCCCTCGAAGTAGATACTGACAAGGCGGTTGAGGATATGCTTTATGAACATATCACTACTATTCGTAATGAATTAAAACATGCGCGACTTCCACTTCCAGACTCATCCAAAGTAACTAATAAACAAATTATTATGACATTTGATTCTGATGCTGATGCACGGGATGTTTCCGGATTCTTACGTGATGAACTAACTGATATTCGTGGTAAGCAAGATGGTGCTTCTATTGTATTTACGTTGAGCAAAGGACAAGAAGCGCGTATTCGCAAGTCAGCAATCGATAGCAATATTACGGTACTACAAAACCGTATGAATAAGTTTGCCGTTAGTGAAGTGACCGTTGCTGCACAAGGAGATCGGAATATTATTGTGGAGCTTCCCAATGTAGATGATCCTGAGCGGGCTAAGGCGATGATTGGGAAGGCAGCGTTGCTTGAGTTCAAGTTAGTTGAAGAGGAAGCGTATGACATGGATGCGCTTCTTGATAAATATGACGGTGAAATTCCTGATGGTATGATGGTTGTTCCGGGCAAGGTAAAGCGTGGCTATGAATCCGAACGAGCATTCTATTTAGTCCAGCGGCACACTGATGTAACGGGCCGGTTGCTTAGGGATGCCTATCCAAAAGTGGTTGATGTAAAAGGATGGGGAATTGCATTTGAATTTTCAACTGAAGGCGGTCGGCGCTTTCATGATCTTACCAGCAAAAATATAGGACGTCGGTTAGGGATCATCATTGATAACGAAATGATCTCGGCGCCACAGATTCAAGATGCAATCAGAAGCAGCGGTTCTATTTCTGGTAACTTTACCCAAGAGCAGGCTAAAGAATTGGCTGATTTACTCAAATCAGGTGCTTATGTAGCCCCTGTAAGCTTTGGTGAAGAGCGTCAGGTTGGACCATCGCTAGGCGCAGAAGCGATCAGAATGGGTACGCTAGCATGCTTGCTTGGGCTACTGCTTTTATTTCTCTTTAGTGTGTTTTATTATCGCTTGCCAGGCATATTTGCTTTTGGAACTTTGCTCTATAACTTGCTCTTGATTCTCTTGATTCTATCCTGGTTTGGAGGCACGTTGACCCTTCCTGGTATTGCTGGCTTGGTACTAACGTTGGGTATGGCGATCGATTCTTCAATTCTGATTTATGAGCGAATTAGGGAAGAGTTGGCAGTAGGTGCTCCATTGGGACGCGCAGTTGACCATGGTTTCTCTGGGGCATTAGCGGTTATTTTGGATGCAAATATTACGACGTTTATCATGGGAGTTGTTCTCTTCAAATTTGGAACGGGTCCGGTCCAAGGATTTGCCATCACATTGATGATTGGTATCTTGACAACTTTGGTTACTGGGCTGTTCTTCTTGAGGTCGATCTTTTCCTTTGTGGTCAAGCGTATTGGTGTTCAAACGTTGAAATTTTAG